From one Lotus japonicus ecotype B-129 chromosome 3, LjGifu_v1.2 genomic stretch:
- the LOC130742617 gene encoding mediator of RNA polymerase II transcription subunit 15a isoform X1 yields the protein MQPQVHNQGQQHPIPPANQLQSRQMQGNQHVVSKQQQQPQQNLLQSNQLQSSAMQQHNQQSNNVQQSTQSMHQQHPQVIRHKQQPNTLQRDMWRRLQASGSLTLPQSVLDQQKQLCQSQRPLPKISSTSLDSTTQTGQPNGGDWQEEVYQKIKTMKENYLPDLNELYQKIGTKLQQHDSLAQQSKSDKLEKYKLFKMMLERMISFLQVSKSNIAPSFKEKLGSYEKQIINFININRPRKGMSSLQNPGHLPPQHMHSMSQSHPQVTQVQPLENQINSQMQTTNMQGSVAPVVVLVSSISHGANIGHQQTGCAAVAAQSLAIGTSGISAPPESAEFTGPDGVHGNSFPPTLGKSTVSEQPLDRLIKAVKSLTPNALSTAVSDIGSVVSMNDRIVGSAPGNGTKAAAGEDLVAMTNCRLQARNFINQDGANGTRRMKRCTHATPLNDVSYAVCLNNSIKQLEASDLDSTATCIKKPRIQTNHALLEEIREVNQRLIDTVVDISDEEIDPTAAAACLSLQVILPVPPYS from the exons ATGCAGCCTCAAGTTCACAATCAAGGGCAGCAGCATCCTATTCCGCCGGCTAATCAGCTCCAGTCACGCCAAATGCAAGGAAATCAGCATGTTGTTtccaaacaacaacaacagccacagcagaaccttcTACAATCAAATCAGTTGCAGTCTTCTGCTATGCAGCAGCACAATCAGCAATCAAATAATGTTCAACAGTCAACACAGTCCATGCATCAACAACACCCGCAAGTTATCAGGCACAAACAGCAGCCAAATACATTGCAACGAGATATGTGGCGAAGGCTTCAGGCATCAGGTTCTTTAACTCTACCACAAAGTGTTCTAGATCAACAAAAGCAGTTATGTCAGTCACAAAGACCCCTTCCAAAAATTTCATCAA CTTCTCTGGATTCAACAACACAGACTGGACAGCCAAACGGGGGTGATTGGCAAGAAGAAGTGTATCAAAAG ATCAAAACCATGAAAGAAAATTACTTGCCTGATTTGAATGAGTTGTACCAgaaaattggtactaaacttcAGCAG CATGATTCCCTTGCCCAACAATCAAAGTCAGATAAGCTTGAAAAGTATAAGTTATTTAAAATGATGTTGGAGCGCATGATATCATTCCTCCAGGTTTCCAAGAGCAACATTGCACCTAGTTTTAAGGAAAAACTAGGTTCATACGAGAAGCAgattataaatttcataaatataaATAGACCTAGGAAAGGCATGTCTTCACTGCAGAATCCAGGACATCTCCCCCCACAGCATATGCATTCCATGTCACAGTCACATCCCCAAGTTACTCAAGTTCAGCCTCTTgaaaatcaaataaactctcAGATGCAAACAACAAATATGCAAGGTTCTGTTGCTCCTGTTGTTGTTTTAGTTTCATCAATATCACATGGTGCAAATATTGGACATCAACAAACAGGGTGTGCAGCCGTAGCTGCTCAATCCCTTGCCATTGGAACTTCTGGAATATCTGCCCCTCCTGAATCGGCAGAGTTCACTGGTCCAGATGGTGTTCATGGCAATTCTTTTCCACCCACTTTGGGAAAGTCAACTGTTTCTGAGCAGCCTCTTGATCGCCTAATTAAAGCG GTGAAATCATTGACACCTAATGCATTAAGTACTGCTGTCAGTGATATTGGTTCAGTTGTCAGCATGAATGATAGGATAGTAGGATCAGCTCCTGGTAATGGAACCAAAGCTGCTGCTGGTGAAGATTTGGTTGCCATGACTAATTGTCGCCTTCAGGCTAGGAATTTCATCAACCAAGATGGTGCCAATGGAACCAGGAGGATGAAACGCTGCACCCACGCTACACCCTTGAATGATGTATCATATGCTGTTTGCCTGAACAATAGTATCAAGCAGTTAGAAGCTTCTGATTTGGATTCAACTGCAACATGTATCAAGAAGCCTAGGATTCAG ACTAATCATGCCCTTTTGGAAGAAATTAGGGAGGTTAATCAGCGACTTATCGACACAGTAGTTGACATAAGTGATGAAGAAATTGATCCAACTGCAGCTGCTGCATGCTTGTCCCTACAAGTCATCCTACCAGTTCCCCCATATTCCTAG
- the LOC130742617 gene encoding probable mediator of RNA polymerase II transcription subunit 15b isoform X2 — protein sequence MQPQVHNQGQQHPIPPANQLQSRQMQGNQHVVSKQQQQPQQNLLQSNQLQSSAMQQHNQQSNNVQQSTQSMHQQHPQVIRHKQQPNTLQRDMWRRLQASGSLTLPQSVLDQQKQLCQSQRPLPKISSTSLDSTTQTGQPNGGDWQEEVYQKIKTMKENYLPDLNELYQKIGTKLQQHDSLAQQSKSDKLEKYKLFKMMLERMISFLQVSKSNIAPSFKEKLGSYEKQIINFININRPRKGMSSLQNPGHLPPQHMHSMSQSHPQVTQVQPLENQINSQMQTTNMQGSVAPVVVLVSSISHGANIGHQQTGCAAVAAQSLAIGTSGISAPPESAEFTGPDGVHGNSFPPTLGKSTVSEQPLDRLIKAVKSLTPNALSTAVSDIGSVVSMNDRIVGSAPGNGTKAAAGEDLVAMTNCRLQARNFINQDGANGTRRMKRCTHATPLNDVSYAVCLNNSIKQLEASDLDSTATCIKKPRIQGVDQ from the exons ATGCAGCCTCAAGTTCACAATCAAGGGCAGCAGCATCCTATTCCGCCGGCTAATCAGCTCCAGTCACGCCAAATGCAAGGAAATCAGCATGTTGTTtccaaacaacaacaacagccacagcagaaccttcTACAATCAAATCAGTTGCAGTCTTCTGCTATGCAGCAGCACAATCAGCAATCAAATAATGTTCAACAGTCAACACAGTCCATGCATCAACAACACCCGCAAGTTATCAGGCACAAACAGCAGCCAAATACATTGCAACGAGATATGTGGCGAAGGCTTCAGGCATCAGGTTCTTTAACTCTACCACAAAGTGTTCTAGATCAACAAAAGCAGTTATGTCAGTCACAAAGACCCCTTCCAAAAATTTCATCAA CTTCTCTGGATTCAACAACACAGACTGGACAGCCAAACGGGGGTGATTGGCAAGAAGAAGTGTATCAAAAG ATCAAAACCATGAAAGAAAATTACTTGCCTGATTTGAATGAGTTGTACCAgaaaattggtactaaacttcAGCAG CATGATTCCCTTGCCCAACAATCAAAGTCAGATAAGCTTGAAAAGTATAAGTTATTTAAAATGATGTTGGAGCGCATGATATCATTCCTCCAGGTTTCCAAGAGCAACATTGCACCTAGTTTTAAGGAAAAACTAGGTTCATACGAGAAGCAgattataaatttcataaatataaATAGACCTAGGAAAGGCATGTCTTCACTGCAGAATCCAGGACATCTCCCCCCACAGCATATGCATTCCATGTCACAGTCACATCCCCAAGTTACTCAAGTTCAGCCTCTTgaaaatcaaataaactctcAGATGCAAACAACAAATATGCAAGGTTCTGTTGCTCCTGTTGTTGTTTTAGTTTCATCAATATCACATGGTGCAAATATTGGACATCAACAAACAGGGTGTGCAGCCGTAGCTGCTCAATCCCTTGCCATTGGAACTTCTGGAATATCTGCCCCTCCTGAATCGGCAGAGTTCACTGGTCCAGATGGTGTTCATGGCAATTCTTTTCCACCCACTTTGGGAAAGTCAACTGTTTCTGAGCAGCCTCTTGATCGCCTAATTAAAGCG GTGAAATCATTGACACCTAATGCATTAAGTACTGCTGTCAGTGATATTGGTTCAGTTGTCAGCATGAATGATAGGATAGTAGGATCAGCTCCTGGTAATGGAACCAAAGCTGCTGCTGGTGAAGATTTGGTTGCCATGACTAATTGTCGCCTTCAGGCTAGGAATTTCATCAACCAAGATGGTGCCAATGGAACCAGGAGGATGAAACGCTGCACCCACGCTACACCCTTGAATGATGTATCATATGCTGTTTGCCTGAACAATAGTATCAAGCAGTTAGAAGCTTCTGATTTGGATTCAACTGCAACATGTATCAAGAAGCCTAGGATTCAG GGGGTTGATCAATAA